Proteins from a genomic interval of Bradyrhizobium sp. CCBAU 53340:
- a CDS encoding ABC transporter substrate-binding protein has translation MLTVTRRVFLAGTAISLVTLPRIAIADTPKRGGVLRMSLDQAASVIHPMLARVNPEYLVTELLYSNLTRLKPDMTVEPDLALSWDPNETRTEWTFKLRPGVTFHDGSPLTSEDVVATINAILDPKTASPGRTNVGPIKEVAAIDPLTVKFTLTGAYADLPVALTYLNARIVPAKVIASDLASLSTTANGTGPFKLVSYEPDRKIVVERNAAYYDPTRPYLDRVELLVYPDRTAEASAMISGEIDLLLTTTPGEYERLVKASGVKALRTPSGQFLNINLGCDQKPFNDIRVRQALALAVDREATVGFVAGGYGTPGNDTPLNPAYHFYKNIPMKKPDIAKAKQLLTDAGYPNGIDLTLIASDRPATRTQLGVAIREMAAAAGFRINVQTMPHATYLDQVWKKGNFYVGFYNMQPTADAIFNLLYTSNATWNETHWNNSEFDSVINAARVETDEAKRATLYGKAQEMMNTEVPSVISAFFDLLAAQRSYVEGYTLHPRGSVFRLDMVSLGAGAPKRA, from the coding sequence ATGCTGACCGTCACCCGCCGCGTCTTCCTTGCCGGGACTGCCATAAGCCTCGTCACGCTTCCCCGGATCGCCATCGCCGATACACCCAAGCGCGGCGGCGTGCTGCGGATGTCGCTGGATCAGGCGGCCTCAGTCATTCATCCGATGCTGGCACGCGTCAATCCGGAGTATCTCGTCACCGAGCTGCTCTACTCCAACCTGACCCGGTTGAAGCCGGACATGACCGTCGAGCCGGACCTCGCGCTCTCCTGGGACCCGAACGAGACGCGCACGGAATGGACCTTCAAGTTGCGCCCTGGTGTGACGTTCCACGACGGCTCGCCGCTGACTTCGGAAGATGTAGTCGCCACCATCAACGCAATCCTCGATCCGAAGACCGCATCCCCCGGCCGAACCAATGTCGGTCCGATCAAGGAGGTCGCAGCGATCGATCCCTTGACGGTCAAGTTCACGCTCACCGGCGCCTACGCCGACCTGCCGGTGGCTCTCACCTATCTCAACGCGCGCATCGTTCCGGCGAAGGTCATCGCGTCCGATCTCGCCAGCCTCTCGACCACGGCGAACGGCACCGGGCCGTTCAAGCTCGTCTCTTATGAGCCCGACCGAAAGATCGTCGTCGAACGCAACGCCGCCTATTACGACCCGACGCGGCCATACCTCGACCGCGTGGAATTGCTCGTCTATCCGGACCGCACCGCCGAAGCCTCCGCGATGATCTCCGGCGAGATCGACCTGCTCCTGACGACGACGCCAGGCGAGTATGAGCGACTTGTGAAGGCGAGCGGCGTCAAGGCGCTGCGCACGCCGTCCGGCCAATTCCTCAATATCAACCTCGGATGCGATCAGAAGCCCTTCAACGATATCAGGGTCCGCCAGGCGCTGGCACTGGCAGTCGATCGCGAGGCAACCGTCGGCTTCGTCGCCGGGGGCTACGGCACGCCGGGCAACGACACGCCGCTGAACCCGGCCTACCACTTCTACAAGAATATCCCGATGAAGAAGCCCGACATCGCCAAGGCGAAGCAGCTTCTCACCGACGCAGGCTATCCCAACGGCATCGATCTGACGCTGATCGCTTCCGACAGGCCAGCCACCCGCACCCAGCTCGGCGTCGCGATTCGCGAGATGGCGGCCGCGGCCGGCTTCCGCATCAACGTGCAGACGATGCCGCACGCGACCTATCTCGACCAGGTCTGGAAGAAGGGCAATTTCTACGTCGGCTTCTACAACATGCAGCCGACGGCGGATGCGATCTTCAACCTGCTCTACACGTCCAACGCGACCTGGAACGAAACCCACTGGAACAACAGCGAGTTCGACAGCGTCATCAATGCGGCCCGGGTCGAGACCGACGAAGCGAAACGCGCCACGCTCTATGGCAAGGCGCAGGAGATGATGAACACCGAGGTCCCTTCGGTGATCTCGGCATTCTTCGATCTTCTTGCTGCACAGCGGTCCTATGTCGAAGGCTACACGCTGCATCCGCGCGGCTCGGTGTTCCGCCTCGACATGGTCTCGCTAGGCGCCGGCGCGCCGAAGCGCGCCTGA